Proteins encoded together in one Bacteroides zoogleoformans window:
- a CDS encoding hybrid sensor histidine kinase/response regulator transcription factor, with product MRDKITILFLFLCIPILCHGQKGKLFTVDRELSSSMINSIYQDRKGIIWIATEDGLNRYDGSKFTAYRHQEKNDFSLMNDYTRILFEDRLQHFFVGTLTGLQLYDRTTERFTTVSMDFSSGPNINANISTIIERKSGDVLIGTSGHGVFLLNPEEKEIKARQMPDLLPAFFVNQLHEDRNGTLWAITGDKGIYRITKDKQSTNYPNGKDFIWPSCICEDNRGNIYIGCLKKGLFKYDVRTDKFIHIDYNPLSELPIKTLKLISEDEIYIGTDGNGMKIYNIQKQAIEENPVIATAFDSNKAKVHSILKDRQGNIWLGFFQKGVMILPTVTNGFKYIGYKSSTHNSIGSACIMSVCQSHDGTVWVGTDNDGIYGIYPNGDKKLHFAQTTDKAHSVSPTIMSICEDSDRRLWIGSYRDGLARLNPQSGRCDYIHLPDKNGQNAQSIYCMVEDGNKHLWIGSMGAGLFRMNLDTKEVFRYPTLANGLEYRIEVNMLHNAWINCLLHARNGKLYIGTYDGLGCLDIATDDFVSTYKTNRLLAGYVVSALFEDADGGIWIGTTQGLKHLTPKNADMQEFTVEDGLSGNSVAAIKEDSAGNLWISTNFGISRLNPKTKVFVNFYAGDGLQGNEFSKGAALISRQKEMIFGGTNGITHFTPARINDNDKKPEIRIADFYIHDKAVRAGMKSGGHDIVTTSVTDAEEFRLSYKDNSFSIEFSAMEFYNPERISYTYTFNNSTWVGLQPGINRVSFSDLMPGTYLFRVKAKDYNNYSETKEIRIIISPPWYDSWWAKSLYILITVIIIGLVALQIRQRYRTRQAMQRHIHAEQLNEAKLQFFINISHEIRTPMSLIISPLQKLIETDTDKERQRNYGLIYRNAERILQLVNQLMDVRKIDKGQMLLRFRETEIVGFVQDIYHTFEHLASTKHIELNFHSEVEELTAFIDPKNFDKIIMNILSNAFKYTPEGGKIEIDLHIGENPEAPSTALRHYFEIVVRDSGIGIKENEEKHIFDRFYQIQNSQNKSNMGTGIGLHLTRSLVELHHGAIEVRNNSNAPGCSFMIRLPLGKAHLSESEIEETLAEPIHHTDTPVTVLTYSEAEKSDGKVTKTKHRILLAEDDEEIQRYICRELSSDFHVQECTNGKEALALVHDRMPDLIISDVMMPEMDGMTLCRKVKSNIHLNHIPVILLTAKNREEDNIEGLSIGADAYITKPFNIEIVRQTAFNLIKNREVLKNNFLGNQEQEKHIQTPELESPDERLLNRVMKVINEQLGNPDLNVEMIAETVGISRVHLHRKLKELTNQTTRDLIRNVRLKQAATLLTGKKHSINEVAAMTGFTNVAYFSTAFKELYGMPPSTYMEKNLE from the coding sequence ATGAGAGATAAAATCACCATCCTGTTTCTTTTTCTATGTATCCCTATCTTGTGCCACGGACAAAAAGGGAAGCTTTTCACCGTAGACCGAGAGCTGTCGAGCAGCATGATCAACAGTATCTATCAAGACAGGAAAGGCATTATATGGATAGCAACCGAAGACGGGTTGAACCGCTATGACGGAAGCAAATTCACAGCATACAGGCATCAAGAGAAAAACGACTTCTCCTTGATGAACGACTATACCCGCATACTTTTTGAAGACAGGCTGCAACACTTCTTTGTGGGAACGCTGACCGGACTTCAACTCTACGATCGTACCACGGAACGCTTCACAACCGTTTCCATGGACTTTAGCAGCGGCCCTAACATCAATGCGAACATATCAACCATCATCGAACGAAAGAGCGGCGATGTGCTTATCGGAACATCGGGGCATGGGGTCTTCTTACTGAATCCTGAAGAAAAGGAAATCAAAGCCCGGCAAATGCCCGATTTGCTGCCGGCTTTCTTTGTCAACCAACTGCACGAAGACCGTAACGGAACGTTATGGGCCATCACGGGCGACAAAGGAATATACCGCATTACAAAAGACAAGCAGTCGACGAATTATCCTAACGGAAAAGATTTCATATGGCCTTCTTGCATTTGCGAGGACAACCGGGGAAATATCTATATCGGTTGTCTTAAAAAGGGATTGTTCAAGTATGACGTCCGAACGGACAAGTTCATCCATATCGATTACAATCCTTTATCCGAACTTCCCATCAAGACGCTGAAACTTATAAGCGAGGATGAAATCTACATCGGCACGGATGGCAACGGCATGAAGATTTATAACATTCAAAAACAAGCTATCGAAGAGAACCCAGTCATCGCCACTGCCTTCGATTCGAACAAAGCCAAGGTACACTCCATCTTGAAAGACCGGCAAGGAAACATCTGGTTAGGATTCTTCCAGAAGGGCGTAATGATTCTGCCAACCGTTACGAACGGCTTCAAATATATCGGCTACAAATCGTCCACGCACAACTCCATCGGTTCCGCTTGCATCATGTCCGTCTGCCAGAGCCATGACGGAACAGTGTGGGTGGGCACGGACAACGACGGAATCTACGGCATCTACCCCAACGGAGACAAGAAGCTACACTTTGCACAGACCACAGATAAAGCCCACTCTGTGTCGCCTACCATCATGAGCATATGCGAAGACTCCGACCGACGCCTTTGGATAGGCTCTTATCGGGACGGACTTGCCCGACTTAATCCGCAGAGCGGCCGTTGCGACTACATCCATCTGCCCGACAAGAACGGACAAAACGCACAGAGTATCTATTGCATGGTGGAAGACGGCAATAAACACCTCTGGATCGGTTCCATGGGGGCCGGCCTCTTCCGCATGAACCTCGACACGAAAGAAGTGTTCCGTTATCCCACGCTTGCAAACGGGCTGGAATACCGCATCGAAGTCAACATGTTGCACAACGCCTGGATAAACTGCCTGCTGCACGCCCGAAACGGCAAGCTCTACATAGGCACATACGACGGATTGGGCTGCCTCGATATTGCCACCGACGACTTCGTCTCCACCTACAAGACCAATCGGTTGCTGGCAGGATACGTAGTTTCTGCCTTGTTTGAAGATGCAGATGGGGGGATATGGATAGGCACCACGCAAGGCTTGAAGCATCTCACTCCCAAGAACGCCGACATGCAAGAATTTACGGTGGAAGATGGACTTTCCGGCAACTCTGTCGCTGCCATCAAGGAAGATTCCGCCGGCAATTTATGGATAAGCACCAACTTCGGCATTTCGCGTCTCAACCCGAAAACAAAAGTGTTTGTCAACTTCTATGCGGGCGACGGATTGCAAGGAAATGAATTCAGCAAAGGGGCCGCTCTCATAAGCAGGCAGAAAGAAATGATTTTTGGTGGAACCAACGGAATCACCCACTTCACTCCCGCCCGGATAAACGATAACGACAAAAAGCCGGAAATACGCATTGCCGATTTCTACATACACGACAAGGCAGTGAGGGCAGGTATGAAATCGGGCGGTCACGACATCGTAACCACCTCCGTGACGGATGCGGAAGAGTTCCGGCTGTCATATAAGGACAACTCGTTCAGTATCGAGTTCTCGGCCATGGAATTCTACAACCCCGAACGAATCAGCTATACTTACACGTTCAACAACAGTACCTGGGTCGGCCTGCAACCGGGCATCAACCGGGTATCTTTCAGCGATTTGATGCCGGGTACCTATTTATTTCGTGTGAAAGCCAAGGACTACAACAATTATTCCGAAACAAAAGAAATCAGAATCATCATCTCCCCTCCTTGGTATGATTCGTGGTGGGCCAAGAGTCTCTATATCCTGATTACGGTTATCATCATCGGCCTCGTTGCCCTGCAAATACGCCAACGCTACCGCACGCGCCAAGCCATGCAGCGACATATACATGCCGAGCAACTGAACGAAGCAAAATTGCAGTTCTTCATCAATATCTCTCATGAGATACGCACACCGATGTCACTCATCATCAGTCCGCTGCAAAAACTAATCGAGACAGACACGGACAAAGAGCGGCAACGTAATTACGGACTGATATACCGCAACGCCGAACGAATATTGCAACTCGTGAACCAACTGATGGATGTACGAAAGATAGACAAGGGGCAAATGTTGCTTCGCTTCAGAGAGACCGAAATCGTAGGGTTCGTGCAAGATATCTATCACACATTCGAGCACCTCGCCTCGACCAAACACATCGAACTGAACTTCCACTCGGAAGTAGAGGAGTTGACGGCATTTATCGACCCGAAAAACTTTGATAAGATTATCATGAACATCCTCTCCAATGCCTTTAAATACACACCAGAAGGAGGGAAGATAGAAATCGACCTGCATATCGGCGAGAATCCCGAAGCACCCTCCACCGCTCTACGCCACTACTTTGAAATCGTGGTGCGCGATAGCGGAATCGGCATTAAAGAGAATGAGGAGAAACATATCTTCGACCGCTTCTACCAGATACAGAACAGCCAGAACAAATCGAACATGGGCACAGGTATCGGTCTGCACCTGACACGCTCGCTGGTAGAGTTGCACCATGGCGCCATAGAGGTGCGAAACAACAGCAATGCTCCGGGATGCAGCTTCATGATACGCCTGCCGCTGGGGAAAGCACACCTCAGTGAGTCGGAGATAGAAGAGACCCTTGCCGAACCTATTCACCATACGGATACACCGGTAACCGTCCTCACATACTCCGAGGCGGAAAAGAGCGATGGAAAAGTGACCAAAACCAAACACCGCATTTTGCTGGCGGAGGACGATGAAGAAATACAACGCTACATCTGCCGTGAACTAAGCTCCGACTTCCACGTGCAGGAATGCACCAACGGAAAAGAGGCGCTTGCCCTTGTGCACGACCGAATGCCTGACTTGATAATCAGTGACGTGATGATGCCCGAAATGGATGGCATGACGCTTTGCCGAAAAGTGAAAAGCAACATCCACCTCAACCACATCCCCGTCATCTTGCTTACTGCCAAGAACAGAGAAGAGGATAATATAGAGGGGCTCAGCATAGGGGCTGATGCTTATATCACGAAGCCGTTCAATATTGAGATTGTACGTCAAACCGCCTTCAATCTCATCAAGAACCGGGAGGTGCTGAAGAATAACTTCCTGGGCAATCAAGAGCAAGAGAAGCACATCCAGACACCCGAATTGGAGTCACCGGACGAACGACTGCTGAACAGAGTCATGAAAGTCATCAACGAGCAATTGGGCAATCCTGACTTGAACGTGGAAATGATTGCCGAAACGGTCGGCATCAGCCGCGTACATCTGCACAGAAAGCTGAAGGAACTGACCAATCAGACCACTCGCGACCTGATACGAAATGTACGGCTAAAGCAAGCGGCCACTCTGCTAACCGGCAAGAAACACAGTATCAACGAAGTTGCCGCAATGACAGGATTTACCAACGTAGCCTACTTCTCCACCGCATTCAAAGAACTTTACGGTATGCCACCCAGCACATACATGGAGAAGAATTTAGAGTAA
- a CDS encoding glycoside hydrolase family 43 protein → MRIFRILLLLCVLSGGTLLQAQQRATNPLIYADVPDMSMVRVGDTYYMSSTTMHMVPGVPIMKSKDLVNWELVNYACDVLTGELPTMNLDGGQNTYGRGSWASCIRHHKGMYYVSTFAQTTGKTYFFVTADIEKGPWKRIEFSPSCHDHTFFFDDDGRIYLIYGNGKLFIAELEADLSGLKPGTERVLLENASAPAGDRIMLGAEGSQLFKVNGKYYLINVVWPRGGMRTVLVHRADSINGPYEGKVAFQDRGIAQGGLIDTPDGRWFAYLFQDCGAVGRIPYLVPVRWEDGWPVFGVNGVAPDELELPASKGLMPGIVCSDDFARKPGEAALPLVWQWNHNPDNALWSVTARKGYLRLTTGRVETSFMQAKNTLTQRTIGPVCSGSIRLDVAGMKEGDFAGLSLFQHKYGQVGVKVIDGKRCIVMVNGETEESVEVESLPLNKKLVYFKAECDFRNRTDKGRFYYSMDSKTWKQIGDVLQMSYTMPHFMGYRFALFNYATKQTGGYADFDYFKQEDKISVQ, encoded by the coding sequence ATGAGAATATTCAGAATACTTTTACTCTTATGCGTACTATCGGGCGGCACACTGCTGCAAGCGCAACAAAGGGCAACGAACCCGTTGATTTATGCCGATGTGCCCGACATGTCGATGGTGCGTGTGGGCGACACCTATTATATGAGCAGCACTACGATGCACATGGTGCCGGGTGTACCTATCATGAAATCGAAAGACCTCGTCAACTGGGAGTTGGTGAACTATGCCTGCGACGTCCTGACCGGCGAATTGCCGACCATGAATCTGGACGGCGGACAGAACACCTACGGACGCGGGTCGTGGGCAAGCTGCATCCGCCACCATAAAGGAATGTATTACGTATCCACTTTTGCGCAGACCACCGGCAAGACCTATTTCTTTGTCACCGCAGATATAGAGAAAGGTCCGTGGAAGCGCATCGAGTTCTCGCCCTCCTGCCACGACCATACCTTTTTCTTTGACGATGACGGGCGCATCTACCTGATATACGGCAACGGCAAGCTGTTCATTGCCGAGTTGGAGGCAGACCTATCGGGTCTGAAGCCGGGCACCGAACGCGTATTGCTGGAGAATGCCAGCGCTCCGGCAGGCGATCGGATTATGCTGGGCGCCGAAGGTTCGCAACTCTTCAAGGTGAACGGCAAGTACTATCTGATCAACGTCGTCTGGCCTCGCGGCGGCATGCGCACTGTGTTGGTGCATCGTGCCGATAGTATCAACGGCCCATATGAGGGGAAGGTCGCCTTTCAGGATCGCGGCATTGCGCAGGGTGGACTGATAGATACGCCCGACGGGCGCTGGTTTGCCTACCTGTTTCAGGACTGCGGTGCCGTGGGACGCATTCCTTATTTGGTACCCGTTCGGTGGGAAGACGGCTGGCCGGTGTTTGGCGTCAACGGCGTGGCTCCCGATGAACTTGAACTTCCGGCAAGCAAAGGCCTGATGCCGGGCATTGTCTGTTCCGACGACTTCGCACGGAAACCCGGCGAGGCTGCGTTGCCGCTTGTGTGGCAGTGGAATCATAATCCCGACAATGCACTGTGGTCGGTCACTGCCCGCAAAGGCTACCTGCGCCTGACCACCGGACGTGTGGAGACTTCTTTCATGCAAGCCAAGAACACATTGACGCAGCGCACCATCGGCCCGGTTTGCTCCGGTTCCATTCGTTTGGATGTGGCGGGTATGAAGGAGGGAGACTTTGCCGGACTCTCACTCTTCCAGCATAAGTACGGACAAGTAGGCGTGAAGGTGATAGACGGTAAGAGGTGCATCGTGATGGTGAATGGGGAGACTGAAGAATCGGTGGAGGTGGAAAGTCTGCCTTTGAACAAAAAGTTGGTTTACTTCAAAGCCGAATGTGATTTCAGGAACCGTACGGATAAAGGACGCTTCTATTATAGCATGGACAGCAAGACATGGAAGCAAATAGGAGACGTGCTGCAGATGTCGTACACTATGCCCCACTTCATGGGCTATCGTTTTGCTCTCTTTAACTACGCCACGAAACAAACAGGCGGTTATGCCGATTTCGATTACTTCAAGCAGGAAGATAAAATATCGGTTCAGTAA